CGAAGTCGCCGAATCTGCGCAGCGAGTTGCTTGCGCACCGCCGCGTCGCTCAGGCCCAGCAGCGACGCAATCTGTTGCGAGCTCTGGCCTTCGCGGTAATACAACAGCAGCGTCTCGCGACTTTCTTCCGGTAGCGCGGAGTGATGTCGAATGCGGCGATCTCTTCCCCGGCCTGCAACAGATGGTCGGTGGGCGAGGGTGCCGGATCGGCGGCCATGGCGATCGCCAGCTCGGCGGCTTCGCCGCTGAGCGCGCGGTGGCGGTTGGCGCGCAACCAGTTTCGCGCCAGATTGCGGGTGATCTGGCGTAGCCACGGCAGGAAGCTGGCGGGCTGATGCAGCTGCGCCAGACGCTGCCAGGCGCGCAGGAAGGCTTCCTGCGCGATGTCTTCGCTGGCGGCGATATCGCGCGTGATGGCCAGTGCGCTGGCGGCGACCGTGTTCTGGCAGGCCATCACGATCCGTCCGTATGCCTGCTGACAGCCGGATGCGGCGTGACAGGTCGATGCGATAACCCGGAGCAGGCTCTGCGCCTCGACAGCCATGGCGAGGCGACGGTTCGAGGCCTGGCGCCTTTGCCGTGCAACCGCGTTCCAGGCGAGCCGTTTCGGTACAACGGCTGTGGATAGCCTCCCTGGCCTGGCTCAGCGCGCCGGCTGGATCCGCACGCGCACCGCGTCGTCTTCTGCCGGCGGCGTTGCATCCGGCGAGGGCTGCGATGCAGCGGGTGCCGCTGGCATGGGCGCACTGCGATGACGCATCACCACCACCATGGCCACCGCGCCGATTACCAGCAACAGGACCAGGCGGATCCGCCAGGCCCAGCTGCGCGCGCTGGCACTGGAGCCGTTCTCGCCGTCGCGGAAGGTGTACTCCACGTTCGGCAGGTCGCGGCGGGTGGTGTCGAGCAGGCGCGCGTCGCGCAGCAGATCGCGCGCACGCGGCTGGTCGTTGGCATGCACGATCCACACGGTGGGCTGTGCCTGCGCGCTGCTTTGCTCCAGATAGCTGAACTGGCCGCCGCGCTTGCTCTGATAGGAGCGGCCATTGCTGATGCGGATCTCGATCCCTGCATCGCGCAGCAGATTGGCCACGCCCTCGGCGGTTTCGATACGTTGACTGCTGAAGATCTTGCGCATGGTGGAAAACGCCGTTAGGTCCGGAACAGATGGCGCCGTTGAGGCGCCGGTTCAAGATGAAATATCGGGATGCGGTTGCTGCAGTCCGGTGGCCACATCGCACGGCACGGGAGCATGCCAGTTTGCGGCCTCTGCAGCGTGCGAGGGAATGTGCTGCGGCGCGTTCAACCAGGGGCCGCAGTGCACTGGGGCGATCGACCGGCGCACCATGGCCACGCCGTTGCGCTCTATTCCTTGGCCGGCACCGCGCTCGCGCTGCCGTCGGGTACCACACGGATCAAGCCTTCCTGGGTGGTGCTGGCGACCAATACGCCGTCGCGGGTGAAGAACTGCCCGCGCGCCAGTCCGCGTGAGCCTTGCGCGGTGGGGCTGTCCAGCGAGTACAGCAGCCAGTCGTCGGTGCGGAACGGGCGATGGAACCACAGCGCGTGATCCAGCGAGGCCATCTGCACGTTCGGCGTGTAATAACTGATGCCGTGCGGAAACGTCGAGGTGCCCAGTAACTGGAAGTCCGAGGCATAGGCCAGCAGTGCCTGGTGCAGGCCGACGTCATGGCCGATGGGGTCGGTCAGGCGCAGCCACATCTGCTGGAATGGTGGCCGCTTGGGCGGCTTGAGTTCGTCGCGCGGAAACACATGACGGAACTCGAACGGCCCGCCGCGCGAGAGCCAGCGTTGCACCTTGGCCGGCAGGCTCGCCAACACCTCCGGTGCCAGTGGGGCGGCCGGTTCGATGTCTTCCGGCGGCGGCACCACCGGCATTGCCGATTGATGTTCGGCGCCGTCTTCGCGCTCCTGGAACGAGGCCGCGCAGAAGAAGATCACCTTGCCGTGCTGGATCGCAGTGACGCGCCGTACCGAGAAACTGCCGCCATCACGGGTGCGATCGACGTCGTAGACGATGGGGTGATCGATATTGCCGGCACGCAGGAAATAGGCATGCAGCGAATGCGCCTGGCGGCCGTTTTCGACCGTGGCCTGCGCCGCCGACAGCGCCTGACCCAATACCTGGCCGCCGAACACGTACTTGGTGCCGATATCGCGGCTCTGGCCGCGGAACAGGTTGTCTTCCAGGCGCTCCAGCGACAGCAGGCTGATCAGTTCGGAGACCACGGGTTCGGCATTGGCGGACAAGAGGCTGGCCTGGGCGTGCGGAGGATGGCGATTATACCGGGCCGCCCGAGGGGCACCGTGCCGCGGCCGGCTCAGGCCTTCTGCAGGCGTGCCACCAGGCCCTGCAGTGCAGCCTGGGCGTCGGGCGCGTACCAGCCATCGACAAAGCGCTCCAGCTGGATCAGTTCCGGGGCCAGGGCCGCGCGCAGGTCTGCGCGTGCCACCGCACGCGTGGCCAGCATCGGTTGACGCGGCAGCTGCTGCAGTTCGTGCAGCCAGGCCACTGCGCGCGCGGTGACCAGCTCGCCATCGACCAACTCATCCACCAGGCTGATCTGCACCGCCTGTTCGGCTGGCAATAGCTGCCCGGCGATCAGCAGGCGCTCGGCGCGGTGCGCGCCGACCACGCGGCGCAACAGCCGCTGGATGCCTTCCGGTGCGGCCAGGCCGACCTGCACTTCGTTCAAGCCGATCGTGTACGGCTTGGCGGTATCGGCGCTGCGTGCCATCACGCGGTAATCGCAGCAAAGCGCCAGCACGCAGCCGCCGGCCGGCGCATGCCCGCCGATCGCCGCGACCACCGGAATCCGGCTGTTGGCAAGCGCCTGCGCAGCCTCGAAGAATGCGGTCCAGCTGGCCAGCAACGCAGCGCGGTCGGTACCGTGCGTCAGCAGCTGCGGCACATCCATGCCACCGGAGAAGATCCGCTCGCTGCCCGACAGCACAATGCCGTCGGCGGCGTCGCCGGCCTGTTGCACCGCTGCGCTCAGGGCCTGGCACAGGGCACTGTCCAGCGCGTTGACCGGCGGGCGCGCCAGACGGATTTCGCGAACTCGGCCATGGTCTAAGATCTGGATGCTCATTCGGGGCTCCTGGAGGTCGGGTCATGATAGACGGCAGTCGAAGCAGGTGGCAGCTGCGTGCGCGCGTGCTGCTCGGTGCGGTGGTAATGGTGGGCAGTGCAGGCGTCGCCGCGCAGTGTCTGCCGGAGTTCAACCGGGGCTGGATCCGCATTCCGCCGCCCGGTGGCATGGGGATGGCGGCCGGCTTCGGGCAGTTCCACAACGGCTGCGCGCAGCCGCTGAAGGTCGCCGCGGTCAGCAGCAGTGCGTTTGCCGATGTGTCCCTGCACGAAACCACGCAAAGCAATGGCGTCAGCCGCATGCGCGCGGTGCCCGAGCTGGCGTTGCCGGCCGGTGGGGCGGTGCCATTGGCGCCGGGTGGCCTGCACCTGATGCTGATGGAGGCCCGCGCGCCATTGCAGGAAGGCGCACAGGTGCCGGTGACGTTCACCTTGCAGGATGGTCGCCAGATCAAGGCTACGCTTCAGGCCCGCACGCGCGTACCGGGATCGTAAGGTCGCAGCGTCGGCGCTGCGTGCCGTCCGCGTGCAGTGGGTGATCGCGGTGTCTGCGCGCTTGGCCAGCACTGCAATGGACGGGCGACCCAAGACGATGCGGCTGGGCATGGCGCGACGTGCATTGCCGATGGCAACGCCACTGAAGGCATAAAAAACGGCGGCTCCCGGGAGAGCCGCCGTCGTTGTCACGATCCAGCAGGTTGGCCGCGCCGCGTTCGCTCAGCTGCTGGCAATCCGTACCGCGTCCGGGAGCGCAGCGCTCTTGCCGGTCTGCGTATCGATCCACACCACCACCACGTTGCCGTCCGAATACAGCTTGCTGTGGTCCTTCTGGTCGAAGATGCGGTGGCCGATGGTCACGCTGCTGGTGCCCAGGCGTTCGACGAACAGCTCCACGGTGATGTCGTTTGGCCAGATCAGCGGTTGCTTGTAGTTGACGTTGGTGGCGGCCACCACCGGGGCGATGCGGTCGGTCATCGCCACGCCTTGCACGCCCAGCATCCAGCGCACGCGCGCCTCTTCCAGGTAGGAAATGTACTTGGCGTTGTTGACGTGGCCCATGCTGTCCATGTCGCGCCAGCGCACACTGATCGGGATGCGTGCCAGAACCTTGTGTTCGCTCATCAGCTTGCCTTCTTCTTCGCAGTCTTCTTGGTGGCGGATTTGGCGGCCTTGGCCACCTTCTCCGGTTTGACCTTGCGCGGCGGGCGCGCGTCGGGCTTGTTGGCCGTCGCGGCAGGGCGCGTCTCGCGCGCCTTCACCGACGGCAGCATCTTGGCCAGGAACTGCCCGGTGTAGGACGTCGGTTCGGCGGCCACCTCTTCCGGGGTGCCGCACACCAGGATGGTGCCGCCACGGTGACCACCTTCCGGGCCCAGGTCCACGATCCAGTCGGCGGTCTTGATCACATCCAGATTGTGTTCGATCACCACCACCGTGTTGCCCTCGTCGCGCAGCTTGTGCAGCACGCCGAGCAAGGCTTCGATATCGTGGAAATGCAGGCCGGTGGTCGGCTCGTCCAGGATGTACAGGGTGCGCCCGGTATCGCGACGCGACAGTTCCTTGGACAGCTTGACGCGCTGCGCTTCACCGCCGGAGAGCGTGGTCGCGCTCTGGCCCAGCTTGATGTAGCTCAGGCCCACATCGACCAGCGTTTCCAGCTTGCGCGCGATCGACGGCACCGGCTCGAACAGGCGCAGCGCATCTTCCACAGTCATCTGCAGCACGTCGCTGATGTTGAACCCCTTGTAGCGGATCTCCAGCGTTTCGCGGTTATAGCGCTTGCCATGGCAGACATCGCAAGGCACGTAGACGTCGGGCAGGAAATGCATCTCCACCTTGATCATGCCGTCGCCCTGGCAGGCCTCGCAGCGGCCGCCACGCACGTTGAAGCTGAAACGCCCGGGCGAGTACCCGCGCGCGCGCGCTTCGGGCACCTGTGCGAACAGCTCGCGTAGCGGCGTGAACATGCCGGTGTAGGTGGCCGGGTTGGAGCGAGGCGTGCGGCCGATCGGCGACTGATCGATATCCACCACCTTGTCGAACAGATCCAGATTTTCGACGTCGCGATGCGCTGCCACCGTGTGCGAGGCGCCGTTGATCTCGTTGGCCGCCAGCGTGAACAAGGTATCGTTGATCAATGTCGACTTGCCCGAACCAGACACGCCGGTGATGCAGGTCAGCAGCCCGGCCGGAATATCCAGGTCGACGTTCTTGAGGTTGTTGCCGGTCGCCCCGCGCAGATGCAGCATCATCTTCGGGTTGGGCTTGTGGCGCTGCTTGGGAATCTCGATACGGCGCTTGCCCGACAGGTATTGGCCGGTCAACGAGCGTGGCGATTTCAGGATGTCGTCCAGTGCGCCTTGCGCGCAGATTTCGCCGCCATGCACGCCGGCACCGGGGCCGATGTCCAGCACGTGGTCGGCCAGCCGGATCGCATCTTCGTCGTGCTCGACCACGATCACGGTGTTACCCAGGTCGCGCAGCCGCGTCAGCGTGCCGAGCAGGCGCTCGTTGTCGCGCTGGTGCAGGCCGATCGACGGCTCGTCCAGCACGTACATCACCCCGACCAGGCCGGCGCCGATCTGGCTGGCCAGGCGAATGCGCTGCGCCTCACCGCCGGACAAGGTGTCGGCCTTGCGTTCCAGGGTGAGATAATCCAGACCCACGTCGACCAGGAAGCCCAGCCGCTCGCCGATCTCCTTGACGATCTTGGCCGCAATCTCGCCGCGCCAGCCCGGCAGCGACAAGCCGCGGAAAAAGCGCAGCGCTTCATTGACCGGCAGTACCACCAGTTCCGGCAGTGGGCGATCGGCCACGAACACATTGCGTGCGGCACGATTCAGGCGCGTGCCGTTGCAGGCCGGGCAGGGTTGCTGGCTGACGTACTTGGTCAGCTCCTCGCGCACGGCCGGCGATTCGGTTTCGCGGTAGCGGCGTTCCAGGTTCGGCAGGATGCCTTCGAAGCGGTGCTTGCGCGTGGTGCGCCCGCCCGCATCGGTGAAGTAGGTGAAGCTGATGACTTCATCGCCGCTGCCGAACAGCACTGCCTGGCGCACCTTGGCCGGCAAGCTGTTCCATACCGCATCCACATCGAACTTGTAGTGCTTGGCCAACGAGGCGATCAGCTGGAAGTAGTAGGCATTGCGCCGGTCCCAGCCGCGCACTGCGCCGGCCGACAACGACAGCTCCGGATGCACCACCACCCGGTCCGGGTCGAAGAATTCGGCAACGCCCAGGCCATCGCAACTCGGGCAGGCGCCCACCGGTGCGTTGAACGAAAACAGCCGCGGTTCCAGCTCCGGCAGCGAGTAATCGCACACCGGGCAGCTGTACTTGGACGAGAACAGATGTGGGGCTGCGGCCGGGTCGTCCAGCGACTGCACCGCCACCATGCCTTCGCCCAGCTTGAGCGCGGTTTCGAAACTTTCCGCCAGCCGCTGCTTGATGTCTTCGCGCGGACGGAAGCGGTCGATCACCGCTTCGATGGTGTGCTTCTGGCGCAGTGCCAGCGGCGGCACCGCATCGATTTCATACAGCTCGCCGTCCACGCGCACGCGCACGAAGCCCTGCGCACGCAGTTGTTCGAACACCTGCGCATGCTCGCCCTTGCGGTCGCGGATCACCGGGGCCAGCAGCATGTAGCGCTGCTCCTGGTCCTGGGTGAGCATGTGGTCGACCATCTGGCTGACGGTCTGCGCCTCCAGCGGGAAGCCATGGTCCGGGCAACGCGGCTGGCCCACGCGTGCATAGAGCAGGCGCAGGTAGTCGTAGATCTCGGTGATCGTGCCCACGGTGGAGCGCGGGTTGTGCGAGGTGGATTTCTGTTCGATCGAGATGGCCGGGGACAGGCCTTCGATATGGTCCAGGTCCGGCTTTTCCATCACGCTGAGGAACTGGCGCGCATACGCCGACAGCGACTCGACGTAGCGGCGCTGGCCTTCCGCATAAATGGTGTCGAACGCCAGCGACGACTTGCCCGAGCCGGACAGGCCGGTGATCACGATCAGTTTGTCGCGAGGCAGGTCGAGGTCGATGTTCTTGAGGTTGTGCGTCCGCGCGCCGCGGATGCGGATGAAATCCATCGCCATGGGGGATCCGATGTCGGGCCGGCGAACCGGCGGTGGTGCGAGCGTGCTCAGCAGGAATGAGTGGCAGTCGATCAGCCTACCCGCCGACCTAGGTGAGGGCAATTGCCCCAAATGCCAGTCTGCAGCGGCTGTTGTGGCGGCCGGATGATGCGTTCCACGGCCCGATTCGGGCATGCCCAGACCCGGTGACGTGCGGGTTGACCCGAATCCCGCCGAGCCAGTAAAATCCCGCTCCTGTCTGCCCCATGGGCAAGTCAGGCGACCATAATAACTACAGAGGAACACCTGGTCATGTACGCAGTTCTGGTAACCGGCGGTAAGCAATACCGCGTCGCGCAGGGCGAAACGCTCCGCGTGGAAAAGCTCGAAGTCGAAGCAGGCAACGAGATCAAGTTCGACACCATCCTGATGCTGGGCGATAGCGATGGCATCAAGCTGGGCGATGTGCTGAAGGGCGCCTCGGTCACCGCCAAGGTTGTGGCCCATGGCCGCGCCGACAAGGTGCGCATCATCAAGTTCCGTCGCCGCAAGCACCACATGAAGCGTCAGGGACACCGTCAGCACTACACCGAAATCGAGATCACCGGCATTGCCGGTGGCGACAAGAAGTAAGGAGAACCAGTCATGGCACATAAAAAGGGCGTAGGTTCCTCGCGCAACGGTCGCGATTCCAACCCGAAGTACCTGGGCGTGAAGATCTTCGGTGGCCAGGCCATCGATGCCGGCAACATCATCGTGCGTCAGCGCGGCACCCAGTTCCATCCGGGCGCCGGCGTCGGCCTGGGTCGCGACCACACGCTGTTCGCGCTGGTCGACGGCAAGGTGGAGTTCTCCACCAAGGGCCCGAAGAAGCGTCGTACCGTCAGCGTGGTTGCCGAGGCGTAATCGCCCGCTCCATGCAGGCCAGTTCGCATGCGCTGCAAGGCCATGCGGACGAGACGGAAAGCCCCGCTTTTGCGGGGTTTTGCGTTTGAGAGCCGGGATTCGGTATGCGGGATTGGGGATTCGCAACGGCGGATTTCAATAGGTTCCGACATCGTCGCTTCCTGCTGTCTCCGAGGCCGCCAAACGGTGTCCTGCGGTGGTGTTGCCAATCCCAAATTACGAATCCCAAATCTCATGAAGTTAGTCGACGAAGCGGAAATCCTGGTCACCGCCGGTAATGGCGGCAATGGCTGTGTCGGCTTTCGCCGCGAGAAGTTCATTCCACTGGGTGGGCCCGATGGCGGCGATGGCGGGGCTGGTGGCAGCGTGTGGATCGTGGCCGACGAGAACGTGAACACCCTGGTCGACTTCCGCCATGAGCGCACCTTCAAGGCGCAGCGCGGCGAGAACGGCATGGGTCGCCAGGCCTATGGCAAGGGTGGCGAGGATCGCGTCATCGTGGTGCCGGTCGGCACCGTGGTGATCAATGTGCAGACCGACGAAGTGATCGGCGACCTGATCCAGCACGGCGATCGCTTGCTGGTGGCCAAGGGCGGCAAGGGCGGTCTGGGCAATATGCATTTCAAGAGCTCGGTCAACCGCGCGCCGCGCCAGTCCACCACCGGCGAAGAGGGCGAGGAGCGGCTGCTCAAGCTGGAGCTCAAGCTGCTTGCGGACGTGGGCCTGCTGGGCTTTCCGAACGCCGGCAAAAGCACCTTGATTCGCGCAGTGTCGTCGGCCACGCCGAAGGTGGCCGATTACCCTTTCACCACGCTGTATCCCAATCTGGGCGTGGTCAGCGTCGAGGCCTACCGCAGCTTCGTGATTGCCGACGTGCCGGGCCTGATTGAGGGCGCCGCCGATGGCGCCGGGCTGGGCACGCAGTTCCTGCGCCATCTGCAGCGCACCCGCCTGCTGCTGCATCTGGTGGATATGGCTCCGATGGATGGTGGCGTGGACGGTGTGTCGCCGGCCGACCAGGTGCGCACCCTCGAGCGCGAGCTTGAACGGCATGATCCGGAGTTGCTGAAGAAGCCGCGCTGGCTGGTGCTCAACAAGGCCGACCTGATGTTCGAGGACGAGGCGCGTGCCGCTGCCGAGGCCATTGTGGCCGAGCTGGGCTGGACGGCGCCCTGGTACCTGGTCTCGGCGCTGGGGCGCGATGGCACCTTCCCGATCATGAAGGACGTGATGGCGTTCTTCGATCGCCAACGCGAGGGCGAGCTCGAGGCACGCAATGCAGGCTGAGTGCACACACGCGCACACAAAAAACCCGGCCAAGGCCGGGTTTTTCTGTATTGCCGGAAGCCAGGCTCCCGGCAATGTGCCAACTGATCGCTTACGCGGCCTTGATGGCCTTGATGCGTGCGGTCAGACGGCTCTTGTGACGCGCAGCCTTGTTCTTGTGAATCAGGCCGCGGGCGCTGAAACGGTCGAGGATGGGCTGAGCGACGGCAAAAGCGGCTTCGGCGCCTGCAGCATCGTTTGCGTCAAGGGCCTTGATCACCTTCTTGACGGCGGTGCGCAGCATCGAGCGCTGGCCGGTGTTGCGCTCATTGCGCACAACGGTCTGCTTGGCGCGCTTCTTGGCGGACTTGATATTGGCCACGGTGGTGGGTTCCTGAAAAATCGGTATGGTGGAAAAAGCAAGCGCGAAAGTATGATGGACCCAATTATGTACGTCAAGTCAGTTGTCAAGAGGGATGCAGAGTGAGCAAGCCCGGCATGTTGAGAGGCCTGCTCTCGTTCAGCAGTATGACCATGGTGTCGCGGGTGCTGGGCCTGGTACGCGACCTGGCGATTTCCACCACCTTCGGCGCCAATGCGGTGACCGACGCATTCTGGGTGGCGTTCCGGATCCCCAATTTCCTGCGTCGGCTGTTCGCCGAAGGCTCGTTCGCCACCGCCTTCGTGCCAGTGTTCACCGAGGTCAAGGAAACCCGGCCGCATGCCGATTTGCGTGAGTTGATGGCGCGTGTGTCCGGCACTCTGGGTGGCATGCTGCTGCTGATCACTGCGCTGGGGCTGATCTTTGCGCCGCAACTGGCGGCGGTGTTTTCCGATGGCGCGGCCACCGATCCGGTGAAGTACGGGCTGCTGGTCGACCTGCTGCGGCTGACCTTCCCGTTCCTGCTGTTCGTTTCGCTCACCGCATTGGCCGGTGGCGCGCTCAACAGTTTTCACCGGTTCGCAGTTCCGGCGCTGACGCCGGTGATCCTCAATCTGTGCATGATCGGCGGCGCGCTGTGGCTGGCACCGCGGCTGGATGTACCGATCCTGGCGCTGGGCTGGGCCGTCCTGGTGGCCGGCGTGTTGCAGTTGCTGTTCCAGCTGCCGGCGCTGAAGGGCATCGACCTGCTCACCCTGCCGCGCTGGGGCTGGAACCATCCGGATGTGCGCAAGGTGCTGACCTTGATGGTGCCTACGCTGTTCGGCTCGTCGATCGCCCAGATCAACCTGATGCTGGATACGGTGATCGCTGCGCGGCTGGCCGATGGGTCGCAGTCGTGGTTGTCGCTGGCCGACCGGTTCCTGGAACTGCCGCTGGGTGTCTTTGGCGTGGCGCTGGGCACGGTGATCCTGCCGGCGCTGGCGCGCCATCACGTCAAGACCGACCGCAATGCGTTTTCCGGGGCGCTGGACTGGGGCTTTCGCACCACGCTGCTGATCGCGATGCCGGCCATGCTGGGCTTGCTGCTGCTGGCCGAGCCGCTGCTGGCGACGCTGTTCCAACACGGTCGCTTCACTGCCTTCGATACCCGGATGACCGCGATGTCGGTGTATGGGCTGAGCTTCGGGCTGCCGGCCTACGCCATGCTCAAGGTGGTGCTGCCGGCCTTCTACGCGCGCCAGGACACCCGCACCCCGGTGCGCGCCGGCGTGGCGGCGCTGGTGGCCAATATGGTGTTCAACTTTGCGTTCCTGGCAGTGCTGTACCAGCTCATGGTGCCGCCCGAACTCAAGGCGCAGGGCGTGACGCAGGCGCTGGGCAAGCAGCCGGGGCTGCATCTGGCGCTGGGTATCGCCAGCGCGCTGTCGAGTTATCTCAACCTGGGGCTGCTGTGGTACTGGCTGGGCAAGGCCGGCGTGTATCAGCGCCGGCCGGGCTGGGGAGGCTATGCGACGCGTCTGCTGCTGGCGTGTGCGGCGATGGTGGCGGTGCTGTTGGGCCTGCTGTGGTGGCTGCCGTCGTTCACCGGAATGGACAAGTGGCAGCGGATCGGCTGGCTGGCGGTGCTGGTCGGCAGTGGCGGGCTGACCTATGTGGTGGCCCAGCTGGCGCTGGGCTTGCGGCCGCGGGATCTGCGCGAGAGCTGAGCATGGAGGTGGGGCTCTGCGGCGGTTGCGGGCGTGCATTGCCGGGGGCTGGAATCGGTCAGGGCAAGCCGGCATGCGGTATGTGCCGCGGCGCATGCCGACCGTGACGGCGGGCGGTTGGTTGCCGGCCGCGGCCTATCCGGGCGTGCGTGCCCGAGGCTGGCGGGGCGTCGTGCCGGTGAGCGCTTGCGTGATCGATGCGGGCCATGCGGGTTGACAGGCACGGCTATACTTACAAGTTATGCATCAGCGAGGGTCGGCCGCGGGCCGGCATGTGTTTGGATCGAGGAATGAGCAGGCTGTTTAGAGACGTCGAGGGCGGGACGCTGTTCCCGCACGGAAGCGTGGTCTGCATCGGCGCTTTCGATGGCCTGCACCTGGGGCATCGGGCATTGGTGCAGCACGCGGTTGACCGCGCGCGCGCGCTCGGCGTGCCGGCAGTGGCGTTGAGCTTCGAGCCATTGCCGCGCGAGTTCTTCGCCACGGCCGCACCACCGCCGCGGCTGACCCTGGCACGCGCCAAGATCGAAGGGCTGCTCGGCTTCGGCGCCGACAGCGTGGGCCTGATCCGTTTCGATGGCCGCCTGTCGGCGATGAGTGCCGGGGACTTCGTGCGCCTGGCGCTGGTTGGCCGGCTCTGCGCCCGTGAGGTATGGATCGGCCCGGAGTTCCGTTTCGGCCATCGCCGTGGCGGCGACATCGCGTTGCTGCGCACCCTGGGCGAACAGCACGGATTTGCAGCCGGGGAGATTGCGCCGGTGCATCTGCATGGCGAGCGCATTTCCGCCACACGCATCCGTGAGTTGTTGGTGGCGGGCGAGTTTGCGCATGCCGCCGATCTGCTCGGCCGCCCGTACGCCATCGGAGGACGGGTGGTGCGCGGCAAGCAGCTGGGGCGCACCCTGGGGTACCCCACCGCGAACCTGCGGTTTTCGCGCACGCCGGCGCTGTCGGGCATCTATGCAACCTGGGTGCATGGCGTGGCCGCACAGCCATGGCCATCGGTGTCCAGCTTCGGTACACGGCCGACCGTGGCTGGCGTGGAGCCGCTGCTGGAGGCGCACCTGTTCGGTTTTCAGGGCGACCTGTACGGCCGGCATCTGGAGGTCGAATTCGTCGCCAAGCTGCGCGACGAGGAAAAGTTCGATGGCCTTCAGGCGCTGACCGCGCAGATGCATCGCGATGCCGAGCAGGCGCGCGCGGTGCTTCAGGGCAGTCCGTCGCGAATGCTGGTGGGCACCGGACGTAGTGGCGGCCTGCGGCAGGCTCACGATGTGTCCGTGGAGACCGAAAGCAGTCGCGCGCAAGGTGCTGCGGCTCCCGGTGCAGACAACATCCATGCGAGTCCTTCGCAACAGCCCGCACATCCCTGTGCGGACTTAGTAAAAAATCCAGCGCAACGGTAGATTCCTGTGACCCAAGACTACAAAGCCACTCTTCATCTGCCTGCGA
The window above is part of the Xanthomonas cassavae CFBP 4642 genome. Proteins encoded here:
- the murJ gene encoding murein biosynthesis integral membrane protein MurJ; the encoded protein is MLRGLLSFSSMTMVSRVLGLVRDLAISTTFGANAVTDAFWVAFRIPNFLRRLFAEGSFATAFVPVFTEVKETRPHADLRELMARVSGTLGGMLLLITALGLIFAPQLAAVFSDGAATDPVKYGLLVDLLRLTFPFLLFVSLTALAGGALNSFHRFAVPALTPVILNLCMIGGALWLAPRLDVPILALGWAVLVAGVLQLLFQLPALKGIDLLTLPRWGWNHPDVRKVLTLMVPTLFGSSIAQINLMLDTVIAARLADGSQSWLSLADRFLELPLGVFGVALGTVILPALARHHVKTDRNAFSGALDWGFRTTLLIAMPAMLGLLLLAEPLLATLFQHGRFTAFDTRMTAMSVYGLSFGLPAYAMLKVVLPAFYARQDTRTPVRAGVAALVANMVFNFAFLAVLYQLMVPPELKAQGVTQALGKQPGLHLALGIASALSSYLNLGLLWYWLGKAGVYQRRPGWGGYATRLLLACAAMVAVLLGLLWWLPSFTGMDKWQRIGWLAVLVGSGGLTYVVAQLALGLRPRDLRES
- a CDS encoding bifunctional riboflavin kinase/FAD synthetase, with amino-acid sequence MSRLFRDVEGGTLFPHGSVVCIGAFDGLHLGHRALVQHAVDRARALGVPAVALSFEPLPREFFATAAPPPRLTLARAKIEGLLGFGADSVGLIRFDGRLSAMSAGDFVRLALVGRLCAREVWIGPEFRFGHRRGGDIALLRTLGEQHGFAAGEIAPVHLHGERISATRIRELLVAGEFAHAADLLGRPYAIGGRVVRGKQLGRTLGYPTANLRFSRTPALSGIYATWVHGVAAQPWPSVSSFGTRPTVAGVEPLLEAHLFGFQGDLYGRHLEVEFVAKLRDEEKFDGLQALTAQMHRDAEQARAVLQGSPSRMLVGTGRSGGLRQAHDVSVETESSRAQGAAAPGADNIHASPSQQPAHPCADLVKNPAQR